From Ostrinia nubilalis chromosome 9, ilOstNubi1.1, whole genome shotgun sequence, one genomic window encodes:
- the LOC135074451 gene encoding suppressor of cytokine signaling 2-like isoform X1 translates to MCVIERTNSRINSLNMTLAARLHVPNACVEVGVPIGSWSGACPNCRHELRVSLAACPGKRQAPPTPQMHVASPFLFPPTYFTPYCTPLPPYDDSLRARLGDTYKALRLSGWYYGNLDWQGARSLLKEASIGAFLLRNSGDSNFIFSLSVQTDRGPTSVRLHFEQGFFRLDCDLVLAKYMPRFRCVVELVQHYTRAGERSSGAGTMWVDRDGCPHSPVLLTSPLRSSPPTLLHAARLALHKALDSNPLQPKLWCAPKHRLLPLPSALIDYLGEYPYSI, encoded by the exons ATGTGTGTGATAGAAAGGACAAACAGCAGAATTAATTCGTTGAATATGACTTTAGCGGCGAGGTTACATGTACCGA ATGCATGCGTGGAAGTCGGTGTACCAATCGGCAGCTGGTCGGGAGCATGCCCAAACTGCAGGCACGAGCTCCGCGTGTCCCTGGCAGCGTGCCCTGGCAAGCGGCAGGCCCCCCCAACGCCACAGATGCACGTCGCATCACCGTTCCTCTTCCCACCAACATATTTCACACCGTACTGCACCCCTCTACCGCCATACGACGACAGTTTAAGAGCAAGATTAGGAGACACGTACAAAGCGTTACGGTTATCAGGGTGGTACTACGGGAATTTAGATTGGCAG GGTGCACGTAGTTTATTAAAAGAAGCCAGTATAGGAGCGTTCCTGCTCAGAAACTCCGGGGACAGCAATTTCATATTCTCACTATCAGTCCAGACAGACCGAGGGCCCACGTCTGTCCGGTTACACTTTGAGCAAGGGTTCTTTAG GTTAGACTGCGACCTGGTGTTAGCGAAGTACATGCCGCGGTTCCGATGCGTAGTTGAGCTAGTGCAGCATTACACGCGCGCCGGCGAGCGCTCCAGCGGCGCTGGCACCATGTGGGTGGACCGCGACGGCTGCCCACATTCCCCCGTGCTTCTCACCAGCCCCCTTCGCTCCAGCCCCCCCACCCTCCTCCACGCTGCCCGCCTTGCCCTCCATAAGGCCCTGGACTCCAACCCACTCCAACCCAAACTCTGGTGCGCACCCAAACACAGACTGCTCCCTCTCCCCTCCGCTCTTATAGACTATCTCGGCGAGTACCCCTACTCGATCTGa
- the LOC135074451 gene encoding suppressor of cytokine signaling 2-like isoform X2: MVVKLPDACVEVGVPIGSWSGACPNCRHELRVSLAACPGKRQAPPTPQMHVASPFLFPPTYFTPYCTPLPPYDDSLRARLGDTYKALRLSGWYYGNLDWQGARSLLKEASIGAFLLRNSGDSNFIFSLSVQTDRGPTSVRLHFEQGFFRLDCDLVLAKYMPRFRCVVELVQHYTRAGERSSGAGTMWVDRDGCPHSPVLLTSPLRSSPPTLLHAARLALHKALDSNPLQPKLWCAPKHRLLPLPSALIDYLGEYPYSI, encoded by the exons ATGCATGCGTGGAAGTCGGTGTACCAATCGGCAGCTGGTCGGGAGCATGCCCAAACTGCAGGCACGAGCTCCGCGTGTCCCTGGCAGCGTGCCCTGGCAAGCGGCAGGCCCCCCCAACGCCACAGATGCACGTCGCATCACCGTTCCTCTTCCCACCAACATATTTCACACCGTACTGCACCCCTCTACCGCCATACGACGACAGTTTAAGAGCAAGATTAGGAGACACGTACAAAGCGTTACGGTTATCAGGGTGGTACTACGGGAATTTAGATTGGCAG GGTGCACGTAGTTTATTAAAAGAAGCCAGTATAGGAGCGTTCCTGCTCAGAAACTCCGGGGACAGCAATTTCATATTCTCACTATCAGTCCAGACAGACCGAGGGCCCACGTCTGTCCGGTTACACTTTGAGCAAGGGTTCTTTAG GTTAGACTGCGACCTGGTGTTAGCGAAGTACATGCCGCGGTTCCGATGCGTAGTTGAGCTAGTGCAGCATTACACGCGCGCCGGCGAGCGCTCCAGCGGCGCTGGCACCATGTGGGTGGACCGCGACGGCTGCCCACATTCCCCCGTGCTTCTCACCAGCCCCCTTCGCTCCAGCCCCCCCACCCTCCTCCACGCTGCCCGCCTTGCCCTCCATAAGGCCCTGGACTCCAACCCACTCCAACCCAAACTCTGGTGCGCACCCAAACACAGACTGCTCCCTCTCCCCTCCGCTCTTATAGACTATCTCGGCGAGTACCCCTACTCGATCTGa
- the LOC135074455 gene encoding LOW QUALITY PROTEIN: uncharacterized protein LOC135074455 (The sequence of the model RefSeq protein was modified relative to this genomic sequence to represent the inferred CDS: substituted 1 base at 1 genomic stop codon), with product MSANGNGGNYAPLKQILSDSESEDDKLDNAVHIKATDSCNNLDFNSGLQSSKNYSLSDMDEFNTNMNTVESTMDNVSFLQSDVSNRMSFPRLCAFITSIVVCLLTVVVFLWGIPCSEVGSCVNEWHDKTTSWELPYDEIELSGAVQVVEGAIPNTKNLIFIYRGNHMKDEKSNYQHDNVNGVLLIVGNSGKVGWYTRDNRIPTEINCHLIDVSRDNQKDCIVSGSEGMLAALNPLSGTYYWNIHKHGQTLNIAAIDFPILLKDMDKDKVSDLLTVATVLPNTNHNSLLIVSGATGNIIGEPMSINDCLSVKLLTESDTITYICKNGTTEAVRVISYPNLYRKLLKLDKSTNYTASRTSVSKPINLSLKRNIGNTRETFTNGPGQLIVENSGECPNSCRVNLKLILERNGTTNASWEYTAGHVYAMRPSSFAFANSIRGFVLKLXQWNSAHHAKGVQKLDEVRYNVQNQSPKNYNDVFYYKSNIDVASIASFIKYTNFTVHEISERIVLVSFDKMQTHNVNVSQTDIVQICVRGPVDTNAPLPLCQPDLEYQEKSLMIADLDGDQSHELISYYSTFSPPESYSPKNTPNPYDNWRLTSIVRVIRLESELPKLFVADN from the coding sequence ATGTCCGCAAATGGGAACGGCGGTAACTACGCGCCACTGAAGCAGATACTGTCGGACTCTGAATCTGAAGACGACAAGCTGGATAATGCTGTTCACATCAAAGCTACTGATAGTTGCAACAATTTGGACTTCAACAGTGGTTTACAATCGTCTAAGAACTACAGTTTGAGTGACATGGACGAGTTTAACACCAATATGAATACAGTCGAAAGTACGATGGATAACGTGAGCTTCCTGCAGTCTGATGTGTCCAACAGGATGTCTTTCCCGCGTCTATGCGCCTTCATCACCTCGATCGTGGTGTGCTTGCTAACTGTGGTCGTTTTCTTATGGGGGATACCTTGTTCCGAGGTCGGTAGCTGCGTCAATGAGTGGCACGACAAAACAACTAGCTGGGAGCTTCCGTACGACGAAATAGAGTTGTCGGGTGCCGTCCAAGTTGTAGAGGGGGCTATACCAAACACGAAAAACCTGATATTCATCTACAGAGGAAATCATATGAAAGACGAGAAATCTAATTACCAACACGACAATGTAAATGGTGTGCTATTAATCGTTGGGAACTCTGGCAAGGTGGGCTGGTACACTAGAGACAATAGGATCCCAACTGAAATCAACTGCCACCTGATTGATGTGAGCAGAGACAACCAGAAGGACTGTATAGTTTCAGGGTCAGAAGGTATGCTCGCTGCTCTAAATCCCTTATCTGGAACTTATTACTGGAATATCCACAAACATGGACAGACACTGAATATTGCAGCAATTGATTTCCCCATTCTATTGAAAGATATGGACAAAGACAAAGTTAGTGATCTGTTGACCGTAGCAACAGTACTCCCAAACACAAACCATAATTCTTTGTTGATTGTATCTGGTGCCACTGGAAACATAATTGGTGAACCCATGTCTATAAATGATTGTTTATCAGTCAAATTACTTACTGAGTCAGACACAATTACATACATCTGCAAAAATGGAACAACAGAAGCCGTAAGAGTTATATCTTATCCAAATCTGTATAGAAAACTCTTGAAACTTGACAAATCAACAAATTATACAGCATCCAGAACTTCTGTCAGTAAGCCAATAAACCTGAGTCTCAAGAGGAATATAGGGAACACACGGGAGACATTCACCAATGGTCCAGGACAGTTGATTGTTGAAAACTCTGGGGAGTGCCCAAATTCATGCAGGGTCAACTTGAAACTGATTCTGGAAAGAAATGGCACAACAAATGCCAGCTGGGAGTACACTGCTGGCCATGTTTATGCCATGAGGCCTAGCTCTTTTGCTTTTGCAAACTCAATACGAGGCTTTGTACTAAAATTATGACAGTGGAACAGCGCACACCATGCTAAAGGTGTGCAAAAACTCGATGAAGTACGATACAATGTACAAAATCAGAGCCCAAAGAACTACAATGATGTATTTTATTACAAGTCCAATATAGATGTAGCTTCTATTGCTTCATTCATAAAGTATACTAATTTCACTGTTCATGAAATATCAGAGAGGATAGTGTTGGTCTCATTTGACAAAATGCAGACTCATAATGTGAATGTCAGTCAGACTGACATCGTGCAAATATGTGTCCGTGGGCCGGTAGACACAAACGCACCTTTACCTCTATGCCAACCAGACTTGGAGTATCAGGAAAAGTCTTTGATGATTGCAGATTTGGATGGTGATCAGTCTCATGAACTGATTTCCTACTACAGTACCTTTTCTCCTCCTGAGTCATATTCTCCAAAGAACACCCCAAACCCATATGATAATTGGCGATTAACGTCAATCGTGAGAGTCATCCGGTTAGAATCTGAATTGCCAAAACTGTTTGTTGCTGATAATTAA